A genome region from Sphingobium sp. WTD-1 includes the following:
- a CDS encoding pyridoxamine 5'-phosphate oxidase family protein: MAQQTIATLADKMQQIDFAMLSTHTEDGQIGARPMSNNQDVAYGGDSYYFTTEDTLMVKDIERDPRVGLSFHGKGGLLGQRPLFIAVEGRADLIRDRSAFEAHWNPDLERWFAQGADTPGLVMIKVHAERAHYWDGEDEGELEL; the protein is encoded by the coding sequence ATGGCCCAGCAGACCATCGCCACCCTGGCAGACAAGATGCAGCAGATCGATTTCGCGATGCTGTCCACCCATACCGAGGACGGCCAGATCGGCGCCCGGCCGATGAGCAACAATCAGGACGTCGCCTATGGCGGCGACAGCTATTATTTCACCACCGAAGACACGCTGATGGTGAAGGATATCGAGCGCGATCCGCGGGTCGGCCTGTCCTTCCATGGCAAGGGCGGCCTTCTGGGGCAACGCCCCCTGTTCATCGCGGTCGAGGGCCGCGCCGACCTGATCCGCGACCGCAGTGCATTTGAAGCGCATTGGAACCCGGACCTGGAACGCTGGTTCGCGCAGGGTGCCGACACGCCCGGCCTGGTGATGATCAAGGTCCATGCCGAACGCGCCCATTATTGGGACGGTGAGGATGAAGGCGAGTTGGAGCTGTAG
- a CDS encoding DsbA family protein, whose protein sequence is MTDQTRPSFRAALSNRKMQMTLGALALIAGAAGTALAVQAPGSVSTGDKAAIEKIVHDYILEHPEIIPQAIEKLQAKRMEGTIDANRQTIETPYAGAWEGAANADVTVVEFFDYACGYCRASLPDLAKLVGADAKVKIVYRELPILSEESSDAAKVSLLAAERNRYMAYHKALYGAGKVTRESIIGAATQAGITKADAEAAMASSKYDAELQSNIALAQKLQASGTPTFVIGNQVLNGAVGYDSLKDAVTSARGK, encoded by the coding sequence ATGACAGATCAGACCCGGCCCAGCTTTCGTGCGGCCCTATCCAACAGGAAAATGCAGATGACCCTGGGCGCCCTCGCCTTGATCGCTGGCGCCGCCGGCACCGCCCTTGCCGTGCAGGCGCCCGGCAGCGTCTCCACCGGCGACAAGGCCGCGATCGAAAAGATCGTCCACGACTATATATTGGAGCATCCCGAGATCATCCCGCAGGCGATCGAGAAGCTGCAGGCCAAGCGGATGGAAGGCACGATCGACGCGAATCGCCAGACGATCGAGACGCCCTATGCCGGCGCATGGGAAGGCGCGGCCAATGCCGATGTCACCGTGGTCGAGTTTTTCGACTATGCCTGCGGCTATTGCCGCGCCTCGCTGCCTGACCTTGCCAAGCTGGTCGGCGCCGATGCCAAGGTGAAGATCGTCTATCGCGAACTGCCGATCCTGTCGGAAGAAAGCTCCGACGCCGCCAAGGTGTCGCTGCTGGCAGCCGAGCGCAATCGCTACATGGCCTATCACAAGGCGCTTTATGGCGCCGGCAAGGTGACCCGTGAATCGATCATCGGCGCCGCCACCCAGGCCGGAATCACCAAGGCCGATGCCGAAGCGGCGATGGCGTCGAGCAAATATGATGCGGAACTGCAGTCGAACATCGCGCTCGCCCAGAAGCTGCAGGCCAGCGGCACGCCCACCTTCGTCATCGGGAACCAGGTGCTGAACGGCGCGGTCGGCTATGATTCGCTCAAGGACGCGGTGACGAGCGCCCGCGGGAAATAA
- the rpmH gene encoding 50S ribosomal protein L34 — protein MKRTFQPSNLVRKRRHGFRARMATPGGRNIMRARRARGRKSLSA, from the coding sequence ATGAAGCGCACTTTTCAGCCGAGCAATCTGGTTCGGAAGCGCCGTCACGGTTTTCGCGCTCGCATGGCGACCCCCGGTGGCCGCAACATCATGCGCGCCCGTCGTGCCCGCGGCCGCAAGAGCCTGAGCGCCTGA
- the yidD gene encoding membrane protein insertion efficiency factor YidD, giving the protein MIARLLILIARAWQLGPSRILPPTCRYAPSCSEYAIQAVGKYGAIKGSWLGFKRLMRCHPWGGSGYDPVP; this is encoded by the coding sequence ATGATTGCGCGGCTGCTGATCCTGATCGCGCGCGCCTGGCAGCTTGGCCCGTCCCGCATCCTCCCCCCCACTTGCCGCTATGCCCCCTCCTGTTCGGAATATGCGATCCAGGCGGTCGGCAAATATGGTGCGATCAAGGGTAGCTGGCTGGGGTTCAAGCGGCTAATGCGTTGCCACCCATGGGGTGGTTCGGGCTATGACCCGGTCCCCTGA
- a CDS encoding alkylphosphonate utilization protein, translating into MADDDYVYDEASGEWISAADAAAKADAGDAVEVRDSVGNLLADGDQVTLIKDLVVKGAGQTLKRGTLIKSIRLTGDAQEIDCRYDGIKGLVLRAEFVRKR; encoded by the coding sequence ATGGCCGACGACGACTATGTCTATGACGAAGCCAGCGGCGAATGGATCAGCGCAGCCGATGCCGCCGCCAAGGCCGATGCCGGCGATGCCGTGGAAGTCCGCGATTCGGTCGGCAATTTGCTGGCCGATGGCGACCAGGTGACCCTGATCAAGGATCTGGTCGTGAAGGGCGCCGGCCAGACGCTGAAGCGTGGCACGCTGATCAAGTCGATCCGCCTGACCGGCGACGCGCAGGAAATCGACTGCCGCTATGACGGCATCAAGGGGCTGGTGCTGCGCGCGGAATTCGTGCGCAAGCGCTGA
- a CDS encoding YbdD/YjiX family protein, which yields MNHVLQTLRRMAHLMVGQPDYDAYLRHMRDHHPGHAPMDRTAFFRNRQEARYGGKNGGKCC from the coding sequence ATGAACCATGTCCTCCAGACGCTGCGGCGCATGGCGCATCTGATGGTCGGCCAGCCGGACTATGACGCCTATCTGCGCCATATGCGCGACCATCATCCCGGCCATGCGCCGATGGACCGCACCGCCTTTTTCCGGAACCGACAGGAGGCGCGCTATGGCGGGAAAAATGGCGGAAAATGCTGCTGA
- a CDS encoding 2'-5' RNA ligase family protein yields the protein MLARTPSLYRLIVALKPPTLITRQIDHFAETLAPDAQRILPAHQHITLGITDDWPDYPYALVKAMHRSFTGILADPFDLSLDQLSEGGRSAALRPAHALPPLRELQRKVALAMKRAGVGARSGWSFNPHQTLYYRDGAPATQRISGFHWRVEDFVLLCSHVGRTHHELLGRWPLRGSDQYSLF from the coding sequence ATGCTTGCCCGCACGCCGTCGCTCTATCGCCTGATCGTGGCGCTAAAGCCGCCGACCCTCATCACGCGGCAGATCGACCATTTCGCCGAGACGCTGGCGCCCGATGCCCAGCGTATCCTGCCGGCGCACCAGCATATCACGCTGGGGATCACCGACGACTGGCCGGACTATCCCTATGCGCTGGTGAAGGCGATGCACCGCAGTTTTACCGGCATCCTGGCCGATCCGTTCGACCTGTCGCTGGACCAGTTGAGCGAGGGCGGCCGGTCGGCCGCGCTGCGGCCAGCCCATGCGCTGCCGCCGCTCCGGGAATTGCAGCGCAAGGTGGCGTTGGCGATGAAGCGGGCAGGGGTGGGCGCCCGTTCAGGCTGGAGCTTCAACCCGCACCAGACGCTCTATTATCGCGACGGCGCGCCGGCCACCCAACGGATCAGCGGCTTCCACTGGCGGGTCGAGGATTTCGTGCTGCTATGCAGCCATGTCGGCCGCACCCATCATGAGCTGCTGGGGCGATGGCCGCTGCGCGGCAGCGACCAATATAGCCTGTTCTGA
- the rnpA gene encoding ribonuclease P protein component — MGKRADFLAANRGRRAPMPGFVLLVRERGDGDPAMRIGITVTKKIGGAVIRNRMKRRFRVLARELLPVHGVAGADHVLIGRAEGVERDFALLRGELEKALGKILTRPEGQGRPPRRKGVSRPAPPAAKTGQPA; from the coding sequence ATGGGCAAGCGCGCGGATTTCCTGGCGGCGAATCGGGGCCGACGCGCGCCCATGCCGGGATTCGTCCTGCTGGTGCGTGAGCGCGGCGATGGCGATCCGGCGATGCGTATCGGCATCACGGTGACCAAGAAGATAGGCGGCGCTGTCATCCGCAATCGGATGAAGCGCCGTTTTCGCGTCCTGGCACGCGAATTGCTGCCTGTGCATGGTGTGGCTGGTGCCGACCATGTGCTGATCGGCCGTGCCGAAGGCGTGGAGCGCGACTTCGCGCTGCTGCGCGGCGAACTGGAAAAGGCGCTGGGCAAGATATTGACCCGGCCCGAAGGCCAGGGCCGCCCGCCCCGCCGCAAGGGTGTTTCCCGCCCCGCGCCCCCAGCCGCGAAGACCGGCCAGCCGGCATGA
- a CDS encoding carbon starvation CstA family protein, translating into MTRHIPWILTALVGAVSLAVVAVSRGETVNALWIVVASVSCFLVAYRYYALFIAREVMRLDPARPTPAIRRADGLDYVATDRTVLFGHHFAAIAGAGPLVGPVLAAQMGYLPGTLWIIAGVVLAGAVQDFMVLFISMRRDGKSLGELIRMEMGQVAGTIALFGAFMIMVIILAVLALIVVKALAESPWGMFTVAATVPLAMAMGAYTRWIRPGRIGEVSILGLVGLLAAIVYGQAIAQSPVWGPIFTFTPVQLCWILIGYGAVASVLPVWLLLAPRDYLSTFLKIGAIAALAIGIVIMAPPLKMHAVTQFAAGGGPVWSGGLFPFLFITIACGAVSGFHALIASGTTPKLIATESDAPLIGYGAMLMEAFVAIMALVGASILDPGIYFTMNSPAAVIGTDPASVSAAVTAMGFPISPDLIVQTAKDVGEHTIISRAGGAPTLAVAMAEIFSHVFGGPAMKAFWYHFAILFEALFILTAVDAGTRAGRFMLQDLIALAVPSFKDSKSQLPGFIATGLCVAAWGFFLYQGVTDPLGGVNTLWPVFGISNQMLAAIALMLGTAVLFRMKRDRFAWVTMVPAAWLLICTLSAGFLKLFSTDAKVGFLAHAAKYGAALDKGEVLAPAKSMAEMRQILFNNYVDAGLVAIFLAVVLALLVFTIRTCLAARGFAAPTAREIPAQLVTTP; encoded by the coding sequence ATGACCCGGCACATTCCATGGATCCTGACCGCGCTGGTGGGCGCGGTGTCGCTGGCGGTCGTCGCGGTCTCGCGCGGCGAGACGGTCAATGCGCTGTGGATCGTGGTCGCATCGGTCAGCTGTTTCCTGGTCGCCTATCGCTATTATGCGCTGTTCATCGCGCGCGAGGTGATGCGGCTCGATCCGGCTCGCCCCACCCCAGCGATCCGCCGCGCCGATGGCCTCGACTATGTCGCGACCGACCGCACCGTGCTGTTCGGCCATCATTTCGCGGCGATCGCCGGCGCGGGGCCGCTGGTGGGGCCGGTGCTGGCGGCGCAGATGGGCTATCTGCCCGGCACGCTGTGGATCATCGCCGGCGTCGTGCTGGCCGGCGCAGTGCAGGATTTCATGGTCCTGTTCATCTCCATGCGCCGCGACGGCAAGTCGCTGGGCGAACTCATCCGCATGGAAATGGGCCAGGTGGCGGGCACCATCGCGCTGTTCGGCGCCTTCATGATCATGGTCATCATCCTCGCCGTGCTGGCGCTGATCGTGGTCAAGGCGCTGGCCGAAAGCCCCTGGGGCATGTTCACCGTCGCGGCCACCGTGCCGCTGGCCATGGCGATGGGCGCCTATACCCGCTGGATTCGTCCCGGCCGGATCGGCGAAGTGTCGATCCTGGGCCTGGTCGGCCTGCTCGCGGCGATCGTCTATGGTCAGGCGATCGCGCAATCGCCAGTCTGGGGGCCGATCTTCACCTTCACGCCCGTGCAACTCTGCTGGATATTGATCGGCTATGGCGCGGTGGCGTCGGTGCTGCCGGTCTGGCTGCTGCTGGCGCCGCGCGATTATCTCTCGACCTTCCTCAAGATCGGGGCGATCGCCGCGCTGGCGATCGGCATCGTCATCATGGCCCCGCCGCTGAAGATGCACGCCGTCACCCAGTTCGCCGCGGGCGGCGGGCCGGTCTGGTCGGGCGGCCTGTTCCCCTTCCTGTTCATCACCATTGCCTGTGGTGCCGTTTCCGGCTTCCATGCGCTGATCGCCAGCGGCACGACGCCCAAGCTGATCGCGACCGAAAGCGACGCGCCGCTGATCGGCTATGGCGCGATGCTGATGGAGGCGTTCGTGGCGATCATGGCGCTGGTCGGCGCGTCGATCCTGGACCCCGGCATCTATTTCACGATGAACAGCCCGGCCGCCGTGATCGGCACCGACCCCGCCAGCGTGTCCGCCGCCGTTACCGCCATGGGCTTCCCAATCAGCCCGGACCTGATCGTCCAGACGGCCAAGGATGTCGGCGAACATACGATCATCAGCCGGGCCGGCGGCGCGCCGACGCTGGCCGTGGCGATGGCGGAAATCTTCAGCCATGTGTTCGGCGGCCCGGCAATGAAGGCCTTCTGGTATCATTTCGCCATCCTGTTCGAGGCTTTGTTCATCCTGACCGCGGTCGATGCGGGCACCCGCGCCGGCCGCTTCATGCTGCAGGATCTGATCGCGCTGGCGGTGCCGAGCTTCAAGGACAGCAAGAGCCAGTTGCCCGGCTTCATCGCCACCGGCCTGTGCGTCGCGGCCTGGGGCTTCTTCCTCTATCAGGGCGTCACCGATCCGCTGGGCGGGGTGAACACGCTGTGGCCGGTATTCGGCATTTCCAACCAGATGCTCGCCGCGATCGCGCTGATGCTGGGCACCGCCGTGCTGTTCCGGATGAAGCGCGACCGCTTCGCCTGGGTGACGATGGTGCCCGCCGCCTGGCTGCTGATCTGCACCTTGTCGGCCGGTTTCCTGAAATTGTTCTCCACCGATGCGAAGGTCGGCTTCCTGGCCCATGCCGCCAAATATGGCGCGGCGCTGGACAAGGGCGAGGTGCTGGCGCCGGCCAAGTCGATGGCGGAAATGCGCCAGATCCTGTTCAACAATTACGTCGATGCCGGGCTGGTCGCGATCTTCCTGGCGGTTGTGCTGGCATTGCTGGTTTTCACCATCCGCACCTGCCTAGCCGCACGCGGTTTCGCCGCGCCGACCGCGCGCGAGATTCCCGCGCAACTGGTCACGACGCCATGA
- a CDS encoding aminotransferase class V-fold PLP-dependent enzyme, giving the protein MTDRSKDVSRRGLLQAAAVVGAALPLAARAAPSGNATRDQLLLAPDIHYFNAANIGPAFRSAIIAHERETQAFQANPSPQYRTRYPVAADALRARLGKRMNVSAQEIALVRNSSEANTVAVRGLALKAGDEVILTDHNHPSTLETWKLRAAREGLLLKILPVPVYATSAQTVVDLFAAAITPRTRAIFLSHMSNVTGMIFPLAQIAQLTRPKGIWLHGDGAQTFGWLRLDLPALGVDSYSGSTHKWMMGPLEGGILYVRREGQAQLQPIMLSHGYWLTDEKNLDTAQKYEILGQRDDPKLIAIDATLDALDAIGEAEVERRAFTIGDQMRDMVLRLPGAKLVGTTTKGLTGPVITPTFAGKDVLAIRDHLWTQGKVVVAPSRADGKPTIRFSPHIYNSADEIALIADLLAKA; this is encoded by the coding sequence ATGACCGACCGGAGCAAGGACGTTTCGCGCAGGGGCTTGTTGCAGGCGGCGGCGGTCGTGGGGGCGGCGCTGCCGCTGGCGGCGCGCGCGGCCCCATCGGGCAATGCGACGCGCGACCAGTTGCTGCTCGCGCCCGACATCCATTATTTCAACGCAGCCAATATCGGCCCGGCCTTCCGCAGCGCGATCATCGCGCATGAGCGCGAGACGCAGGCGTTCCAGGCCAATCCCTCGCCCCAGTATCGCACCAGATATCCGGTTGCCGCCGACGCCCTGCGCGCGCGCCTGGGCAAGCGCATGAACGTCAGCGCGCAGGAAATCGCGCTGGTCCGCAACAGCAGCGAGGCGAATACGGTCGCGGTGCGCGGCCTGGCGCTCAAGGCAGGGGATGAGGTGATCCTGACCGATCACAACCACCCCTCGACCCTGGAGACATGGAAGCTGCGCGCCGCGCGCGAGGGGCTGCTACTCAAAATCCTGCCGGTGCCGGTCTATGCGACTTCTGCCCAGACGGTGGTCGACCTGTTCGCCGCCGCGATCACGCCGCGCACCCGCGCCATCTTCCTGTCGCACATGTCGAACGTCACCGGCATGATCTTCCCGCTGGCGCAGATCGCGCAGTTGACCCGGCCCAAAGGCATCTGGCTGCATGGCGATGGCGCCCAGACCTTCGGCTGGCTGCGGCTCGACCTGCCCGCGCTCGGCGTCGATTCCTATTCGGGCAGCACCCATAAATGGATGATGGGGCCGCTGGAGGGCGGCATCCTCTATGTCCGGCGCGAAGGCCAGGCGCAGCTCCAGCCGATCATGCTCAGCCATGGCTATTGGCTGACCGACGAGAAGAATCTGGATACCGCGCAGAAATATGAAATTCTCGGCCAGCGTGACGATCCCAAGCTGATCGCGATCGACGCGACGCTCGATGCGCTGGATGCCATCGGCGAGGCGGAGGTGGAGCGCCGCGCCTTCACCATCGGCGACCAGATGCGCGACATGGTGCTGCGCCTGCCCGGCGCGAAGCTGGTCGGCACGACCACCAAGGGCCTGACCGGCCCGGTCATCACCCCGACCTTTGCCGGCAAGGATGTGCTGGCGATCCGGGATCATCTGTGGACTCAGGGCAAGGTGGTGGTCGCCCCGTCCAGGGCGGACGGCAAGCCGACCATCCGCTTCTCGCCCCATATCTACAACAGCGCCGACGAGATCGCCCTGATTGCGGACCTGCTGGCGAAGGCCTGA
- a CDS encoding M48 family metalloprotease, producing MTRWLRLVALLLGSLMLMARPALAQSILRDAETEAFMADMSGDLVKAAGMQPRNVHVMVINDPEINAFVAGGQYVWVHSGLIAQADNVNQLQGVVAHELGHIEGGHVIRTDGIKEATSITLLSLVLGAAAIAAGGAEAGMGIMGLGQQVGMSKYLAFSRAQESSADLAGARYLSGAHLSGKGSLEFFKKLQNQEYRLAIPQDNSYGRTHPLSGERINVLREVYTVDPAWDTPPNPQLEARFERIKAKLIGFVSEPQQTLLKYPESDQSIPAHYARAYAWHKSAYPEKALSEADALLSAAPHDPYFLELKGQILLESGRPGEAIPPLREAVAKTQQPLIAVLLGHALIATEDEKNYAEAETVLRNAIARDRENPFAWYQLGVVYEHRGDTPRAALASAERFSMIGQDSMALRSADAAMQGLKPGTVDYLRAQDIAMVSRAAVEQKRKRR from the coding sequence ATGACGCGGTGGCTGCGCCTTGTCGCGCTCCTGCTGGGGTCGCTGATGCTGATGGCGCGGCCAGCACTGGCCCAGAGCATCCTGCGCGACGCCGAGACCGAAGCGTTCATGGCGGACATGTCGGGCGATCTGGTCAAGGCGGCGGGCATGCAGCCTCGCAATGTCCACGTGATGGTGATCAACGATCCTGAGATCAACGCCTTCGTCGCGGGCGGCCAATATGTCTGGGTGCATAGCGGGCTGATCGCGCAGGCCGACAATGTGAACCAGTTGCAGGGCGTGGTCGCCCATGAACTGGGCCATATCGAAGGCGGCCATGTCATCCGGACCGACGGCATCAAGGAAGCGACCAGCATCACCTTGCTGAGCCTGGTGCTGGGCGCGGCGGCGATCGCGGCGGGCGGCGCAGAGGCCGGCATGGGCATCATGGGCCTGGGCCAGCAGGTCGGCATGTCCAAATATCTCGCTTTCTCGCGCGCGCAGGAAAGCTCCGCCGACCTTGCCGGCGCACGCTATCTGAGCGGCGCGCATCTGAGCGGCAAGGGCAGCCTGGAATTCTTCAAGAAGCTGCAGAATCAGGAATATCGCCTCGCGATCCCACAGGATAACAGCTATGGCCGCACCCACCCGCTGTCGGGCGAGCGCATCAATGTGCTGCGCGAGGTCTATACGGTCGATCCGGCCTGGGACACGCCCCCCAATCCCCAACTGGAAGCGCGGTTCGAGCGGATCAAGGCAAAGCTGATCGGCTTCGTGTCGGAACCGCAGCAGACGCTGCTCAAATATCCCGAGAGCGACCAGTCGATCCCGGCGCATTATGCGCGCGCCTATGCCTGGCATAAAAGTGCCTATCCCGAGAAGGCACTAAGCGAGGCGGACGCGCTGCTGAGCGCGGCGCCGCACGATCCCTATTTCCTGGAGCTGAAGGGCCAGATCCTGCTGGAGAGCGGGCGGCCTGGCGAGGCGATCCCACCACTACGCGAGGCTGTCGCCAAGACGCAGCAGCCGCTGATCGCGGTATTGCTGGGCCATGCCCTGATCGCGACCGAGGACGAGAAAAATTATGCCGAGGCCGAGACCGTGCTGCGCAATGCGATCGCGCGGGACCGCGAAAATCCCTTCGCCTGGTATCAACTGGGCGTCGTCTACGAGCATCGCGGCGACACGCCGCGCGCCGCGCTGGCCAGTGCCGAGCGCTTTTCGATGATCGGCCAGGACAGTATGGCACTACGCAGCGCGGACGCGGCGATGCAGGGTTTGAAGCCCGGAACGGTTGACTATCTGCGGGCGCAGGATATCGCGATGGTCTCGCGGGCTGCCGTCGAGCAGAAGCGGAAGAGAAGATGA
- the yidC gene encoding membrane protein insertase YidC: MDDKKNIILAVILTAAILFGWPYISEHFFPAANPPATKIEGGKTTPLTPAGEAPAQDASTAIRDRALVLKESPRVAIRTPKLTGSINLKGARIDDIVLPTYKETIAKDSPAIRLYSPSGTKDAYFAGFGWQGEGIKTPDANTVWTASGTELTPTSPVTLSWNNGAGQNFEIRYSIDENYMISAAQKVSNSGTGAIAVKSYGYVSRAAPSADPDTWTIHVGPMGVFNGAANYDVNYKDLEKGPASQSFQSTGGWIGFTDKYWLSALIPDQKDAFTGQMRKGAGTQFQTDIALAPVMLAPGKAMTQTNRLFVGAKEVKTLQAYERAGVPLFDRAIDWGWFYWFEQPIFALLHWLFETLGNFGVAIICLTFCVRALMFPVAQRQFASMAAMRAVQPKMKALQEKYKDDKQQLQQKMMELYKQEKVNPLAGCLPIFIQIPIFFALYKVLQLTIEMRHQPFVLWIKDLSAPDPLHILNLFGLLPFTPPSFLAIGVLALLLGISMWLQFKLNPAQMDPMQQQVFAIMPWMMMFIMAPFAAGLLVYWITNNCLSMAQQWWLYKRHPVLNTATATK; this comes from the coding sequence GTGGACGACAAGAAGAATATCATTCTGGCGGTGATCCTGACCGCAGCGATCCTGTTCGGCTGGCCCTATATCTCCGAGCATTTCTTCCCGGCGGCAAACCCGCCCGCGACGAAGATCGAGGGGGGCAAGACCACGCCGCTGACCCCGGCGGGCGAGGCCCCGGCGCAGGACGCGTCGACCGCGATCCGTGACCGCGCACTGGTGCTGAAGGAAAGCCCGCGCGTTGCGATCCGCACGCCCAAGCTGACCGGGTCGATCAACCTGAAGGGCGCGCGCATCGATGATATCGTGCTGCCGACCTACAAGGAGACGATCGCCAAGGATTCGCCGGCGATCCGCCTCTATAGCCCGAGCGGCACCAAGGACGCCTATTTCGCCGGCTTCGGCTGGCAGGGCGAGGGCATCAAGACCCCCGACGCCAACACCGTCTGGACCGCCAGCGGCACCGAACTGACCCCCACCAGCCCGGTCACGCTGAGCTGGAACAATGGCGCGGGCCAGAATTTCGAGATCCGCTATTCGATCGACGAAAATTACATGATCTCCGCCGCGCAGAAGGTGTCGAACAGCGGCACCGGCGCGATCGCGGTCAAATCCTATGGCTATGTCAGCCGCGCGGCTCCGTCGGCCGATCCCGACACCTGGACCATCCATGTCGGCCCGATGGGCGTGTTCAACGGCGCCGCCAATTATGATGTGAACTACAAGGATCTGGAAAAGGGTCCGGCCAGCCAGAGCTTCCAGTCGACTGGCGGCTGGATCGGCTTCACCGACAAATATTGGCTGTCGGCGCTGATCCCCGACCAGAAGGACGCCTTCACCGGCCAGATGCGCAAGGGTGCCGGCACCCAGTTCCAGACCGACATTGCGCTGGCGCCGGTCATGCTGGCCCCCGGCAAGGCGATGACCCAGACCAACCGGCTGTTCGTCGGCGCGAAGGAAGTGAAGACGCTGCAGGCCTATGAGCGCGCCGGCGTGCCGCTGTTCGATCGCGCGATCGACTGGGGCTGGTTCTACTGGTTCGAGCAGCCGATCTTTGCGCTGCTGCACTGGCTGTTCGAGACGCTCGGCAATTTCGGCGTCGCCATCATCTGCCTGACCTTCTGCGTCCGTGCCCTGATGTTCCCGGTCGCTCAGCGCCAGTTCGCCAGCATGGCAGCGATGCGCGCGGTGCAGCCCAAGATGAAGGCGCTGCAGGAGAAATATAAGGACGACAAGCAGCAGCTGCAGCAGAAGATGATGGAGCTGTACAAGCAGGAGAAGGTCAATCCGCTGGCCGGCTGCCTGCCCATCTTCATCCAGATCCCGATCTTCTTCGCGCTGTACAAGGTGCTGCAGCTGACGATCGAAATGCGCCACCAGCCCTTCGTGCTGTGGATCAAGGATCTGTCCGCGCCCGACCCGCTGCACATCCTGAACCTGTTCGGCCTGCTGCCCTTCACCCCGCCATCCTTCCTGGCGATCGGTGTGCTGGCGCTGCTGCTGGGCATTTCGATGTGGCTGCAGTTCAAGCTGAACCCGGCCCAGATGGACCCGATGCAGCAGCAGGTATTCGCGATCATGCCGTGGATGATGATGTTCATCATGGCGCCGTTCGCCGCCGGCCTGCTGGTCTACTGGATCACCAACAACTGCCTGTCGATGGCGCAGCAATGGTGGCTGTACAAGCGCCACCCCGTGCTGAACACCGCGACGGCCACCAAGTAA
- the yihA gene encoding ribosome biogenesis GTP-binding protein YihA/YsxC, with product MTEDDNTALIEEARKLFSGPISFLKSAPTLDYLPDMAVNEVAFAGRSNVGKSSLLNALTNRNGLARTSNTPGRTQELNFFDVGDPLRFRLVDMPGYGYAKAPKDLVKKWRFLVNDYLRGRAALKRALVLIDSRHGIKDVDTDMLDMLDGAAVSYRIVLTKSDKIKASELIAVTQRTADAIRKRPAAHPEIIATSSEKGMGIPELRAAVLEAVSQG from the coding sequence ATGACAGAAGACGACAACACCGCCCTGATCGAGGAAGCCCGCAAGCTCTTTTCCGGGCCGATCAGCTTCCTCAAATCCGCCCCGACGCTCGACTATCTGCCCGACATGGCGGTGAACGAGGTCGCCTTTGCCGGCCGATCCAATGTCGGCAAATCGTCGCTGCTGAACGCGCTGACCAACCGCAATGGCCTGGCCCGCACGTCGAACACGCCGGGCCGGACGCAGGAACTCAACTTCTTCGACGTCGGCGATCCGCTGCGCTTCCGCCTGGTCGACATGCCCGGCTATGGCTATGCCAAGGCGCCCAAGGATCTGGTCAAGAAGTGGCGGTTCCTGGTGAACGACTATCTGCGCGGTCGCGCGGCGCTCAAGCGTGCGCTGGTGCTGATCGACAGCCGCCATGGCATCAAGGATGTCGACACCGACATGCTGGACATGCTGGACGGCGCGGCGGTCAGCTATCGCATCGTCCTGACCAAGAGCGACAAGATCAAGGCGAGCGAACTGATCGCCGTGACGCAGCGCACCGCCGATGCGATCCGCAAGCGCCCGGCCGCCCATCCCGAGATCATCGCCACGTCGAGCGAGAAGGGCATGGGCATCCCCGAGCTGCGCGCCGCCGTTCTCGAAGCCGTGAGCCAGGGATAA